The following proteins come from a genomic window of Geothrix edaphica:
- a CDS encoding phage holin family protein has protein sequence MTTLLRFLFSAVGLLVACAFVPGLGHGTFLDLLIVAVILAALNTTVGSLLKLIAFVPVACSFGCFSLVINGLVFWLAGALSSRLGLGFTVPGFWAGFFGALVSSVIASVLGAIFIPKDRRRPQGPPPPIKIVN, from the coding sequence ATGACCACCCTCCTGCGCTTCCTCTTCTCGGCCGTCGGCCTGCTGGTGGCCTGCGCCTTCGTGCCGGGCCTGGGCCACGGCACCTTCCTCGATCTGCTCATCGTGGCCGTGATCCTGGCCGCCCTGAACACCACCGTGGGCAGCCTCCTGAAGCTCATCGCCTTCGTCCCCGTGGCCTGCTCCTTCGGCTGCTTCAGCCTGGTCATCAACGGCCTGGTGTTCTGGCTGGCCGGGGCGCTGTCCTCGCGGCTCGGCCTCGGGTTCACCGTCCCGGGCTTCTGGGCCGGCTTCTTCGGCGCCCTGGTGAGCAGCGTCATCGCATCGGTCCTCGGCGCGATCTTCATCCCCAAGGACCGCCGGCGTCCGCAGGGGCCGCCTCCGCCCATCAAGATCGTGAACTGA
- the epsC gene encoding serine O-acetyltransferase EpsC produces MDPGVPMPSKRHPEPRPDLHAVVEALAEASSALTEMPLGRREFPSRTALAALVEELRALLFPGYFGASELKAETLRYHLGARMDRVLHGLCDQIQRGMMASDPACGDCGERSLDLARAFLARLPEVRRLLATDIQAGFEGDPAATSPDEVLFCYPGMVAITSQRLAHELLKLGVPLLPRMITELAHSLTGIDIHPGAQIGERFFIDHGTGVVIGETCIIGRNVRIYQGVTLGAKSFPLDAEGHPVKGVPRHPVVEDDVIIYSNATVLGRITLGKGSAIGGNVWLTRSVPPGSIITQAKEKDGMPA; encoded by the coding sequence ATGGATCCTGGAGTCCCCATGCCCAGCAAGCGACACCCGGAGCCACGGCCCGACCTCCACGCCGTGGTCGAGGCTCTGGCCGAAGCCTCCTCGGCGCTCACGGAGATGCCCCTGGGCCGGCGGGAGTTCCCCTCACGCACGGCCCTGGCCGCCCTGGTGGAAGAGCTGCGCGCCCTGCTCTTCCCGGGCTACTTCGGCGCCTCCGAGCTGAAGGCCGAGACTCTGCGCTACCACCTGGGCGCCCGCATGGACCGGGTGCTCCACGGGCTCTGCGACCAGATCCAGCGGGGGATGATGGCCTCCGATCCGGCCTGCGGCGACTGCGGCGAGCGTTCCCTGGACCTGGCGCGGGCCTTCCTGGCCCGGCTGCCCGAGGTGCGGCGCCTCCTGGCCACGGATATCCAGGCGGGCTTCGAGGGCGATCCGGCGGCCACCAGTCCCGATGAGGTGCTGTTCTGCTATCCGGGCATGGTGGCCATCACCAGCCAGCGCCTGGCCCACGAGCTGCTGAAGCTGGGCGTGCCCCTGCTGCCCCGCATGATCACCGAGCTCGCCCACAGCCTCACGGGCATCGACATCCACCCCGGCGCCCAGATCGGCGAGCGGTTCTTCATCGACCACGGGACCGGCGTTGTCATCGGCGAGACCTGCATCATCGGCCGCAACGTGCGGATCTACCAGGGCGTGACGCTGGGAGCCAAGAGCTTCCCACTCGATGCGGAGGGCCACCCCGTGAAGGGCGTCCCCCGCCACCCGGTGGTGGAGGATGACGTGATCATCTACTCGAACGCCACGGTGCTGGGCCGCATCACCCTCGGCAAGGGCTCGGCCATCGGCGGCAACGTGTGGCTCACCCGCAGCGTGCCTCCGGGCAGCATCATCACCCAGGCCAAGGAAAAGGACGGAATGCCGGCATGA
- a CDS encoding bifunctional methionine sulfoxide reductase B/A protein yields the protein MRRRSIWLAVAAAVALAGAALALPHPGHPPTPTDREVNVTAPDKPSPDALKKKLTPMQYRVTQEAGTEPPFQNEFWNDHRDGIYVDVVSGKPLFSSKDKFDSGCGWPSFTKPLAAEEVVEHRDISHGMIRTEVRSKGADSHLGHVFDDGPRDQGGLRYCINSASLRFVPVDDLEKEGLGRFLPLFGRTAKAAPVAKEEIATLAGGCFWGMEDLLRKQPGVLGIEVGYTGGTVPNATYEHHEGHAEAVQIRFDPTKTSFEALLRFFFRMHDPTTLNRQGNDVGTSYRSAIFTHSEAQRQTAERVKAEVDASGKWKRPVVTEITAAGPWWTAEEYHQDYLIKHPGGYTCHYVRE from the coding sequence ATGCGGAGGCGGAGCATCTGGTTGGCGGTGGCCGCAGCAGTGGCGCTGGCGGGCGCGGCCCTGGCCCTCCCCCACCCGGGGCATCCTCCTACCCCGACCGATCGAGAGGTGAATGTGACCGCGCCCGACAAGCCCAGCCCTGACGCCCTCAAGAAGAAGCTCACGCCCATGCAGTACCGCGTCACGCAGGAGGCCGGCACCGAGCCCCCCTTCCAGAACGAGTTCTGGAACGACCACCGGGACGGGATCTATGTGGACGTGGTGAGCGGTAAGCCGCTCTTCTCGTCCAAGGACAAGTTCGATTCGGGCTGCGGCTGGCCCAGCTTCACGAAGCCCCTGGCGGCCGAGGAGGTGGTCGAGCACCGCGACATCTCCCATGGCATGATCCGCACCGAGGTGCGATCCAAGGGCGCCGACTCCCACCTGGGCCATGTCTTCGATGACGGCCCCCGTGACCAGGGCGGCCTGCGCTACTGCATCAACTCGGCCTCCCTCCGCTTCGTGCCCGTGGATGACCTGGAGAAGGAGGGCCTGGGCCGCTTCCTGCCCCTGTTCGGCCGGACGGCCAAGGCGGCGCCGGTGGCCAAGGAGGAGATCGCCACCCTCGCCGGCGGCTGCTTCTGGGGCATGGAGGACCTCCTCCGCAAGCAGCCCGGCGTCCTCGGCATCGAGGTGGGCTACACCGGGGGCACCGTGCCCAACGCCACCTACGAGCACCACGAGGGCCACGCCGAGGCTGTGCAGATCCGCTTCGACCCCACCAAGACCAGCTTCGAGGCCCTGCTGCGCTTCTTCTTCCGCATGCACGACCCCACCACCCTGAACCGCCAGGGCAACGACGTGGGCACCTCGTACCGCAGCGCGATCTTCACCCACAGCGAGGCCCAGCGGCAGACCGCCGAGCGCGTGAAGGCCGAGGTGGACGCCAGCGGCAAGTGGAAGCGGCCCGTCGTCACCGAGATCACCGCGGCCGGGCCGTGGTGGACGGCCGAGGAATATCACCAGGACTACCTGATCAAGCACCCCGGCGGCTACACCTGCCACTACGTGCGGGAGTGA
- a CDS encoding hydroxyacylglutathione hydrolase family protein, protein MRFIFEQIRVGGDRNFGYLLGDREAGVGVLIDPSYTPETVVERARAQGLRITHILNTHGHADHANGNEGAKALTGALVAGGPGHPGPTDLTLKDGDRVPFGAYSLRVWHVPGHYHDHLAFLVEGEGAGFTGDLLFVGKVGGTQTEADGRTEWDSLQRLLREWPPHTTLWPGHDYGARPSSTIEWERCYNPFLLCPDVEAFLKAKGEWAGFKANHGLR, encoded by the coding sequence ATGCGGTTCATCTTCGAGCAGATCCGGGTCGGGGGCGATCGCAACTTCGGCTATCTCCTGGGGGACCGGGAAGCGGGCGTGGGCGTGCTCATCGATCCCTCGTACACCCCCGAGACGGTGGTGGAGCGGGCCCGGGCCCAGGGGCTGCGGATCACCCACATCCTCAACACCCACGGCCACGCCGACCACGCCAACGGCAACGAGGGGGCCAAGGCGCTGACCGGGGCGCTGGTGGCGGGAGGCCCGGGGCACCCCGGGCCCACCGACCTCACGCTCAAAGATGGGGACCGGGTTCCCTTCGGCGCGTATTCGCTCCGGGTGTGGCACGTCCCCGGTCACTACCACGACCACCTGGCCTTCCTGGTGGAGGGCGAGGGCGCCGGCTTCACCGGGGACCTGCTCTTCGTGGGTAAGGTGGGCGGTACCCAGACCGAGGCCGACGGCCGCACGGAGTGGGACAGCCTCCAGCGCCTGCTGCGGGAGTGGCCGCCCCACACCACCCTCTGGCCCGGCCACGACTACGGCGCCCGCCCCAGCTCCACCATCGAATGGGAACGGTGCTACAACCCGTTCCTCCTGTGCCCTGATGTGGAGGCTTTCCTCAAGGCCAAGGGCGAGTGGGCGGGGTTCAAGGCGAACCACGGGCTGCGCTGA
- a CDS encoding nitroreductase → MNLFDVPSEAHTAAVDAAITSRRSMRAFLPTPVPRETVEAILRVASRAPSGTNIQPWQVHVLTGAAKERLCDRILAIYEDPDELARHEREYEYYPKEWVSPYLDRRRKVGWDLYGLLGIAKTDKAGMHAQHGRNFRFFDAPVGLIFSIDRRMQMGSWLDYGMFLQNLMVAARARGLHTCPQAAFIQFHRVIAEELAFQPGQMLVCGMALGYADPASVENSLETERAPVAEFTRFLED, encoded by the coding sequence GTGAACCTGTTCGACGTGCCCAGCGAAGCACACACCGCCGCGGTCGATGCCGCCATCACCAGCCGCCGCTCCATGCGTGCCTTCCTGCCGACGCCCGTGCCGCGCGAAACCGTAGAGGCCATCCTGCGCGTGGCTTCGCGGGCCCCCTCGGGCACCAACATCCAGCCCTGGCAGGTCCATGTGCTGACTGGCGCCGCCAAGGAGCGGCTCTGCGACCGCATCCTCGCGATCTACGAGGATCCCGACGAGCTGGCCCGCCACGAGCGGGAGTACGAGTACTACCCGAAGGAGTGGGTCTCGCCCTACCTCGACCGGCGCCGCAAGGTGGGTTGGGACCTCTACGGCCTCCTGGGCATCGCCAAGACCGACAAGGCAGGCATGCACGCCCAGCATGGCCGCAACTTCCGGTTCTTCGACGCCCCTGTGGGCCTGATCTTCAGCATCGACCGCCGGATGCAGATGGGCAGCTGGCTTGATTACGGCATGTTCCTCCAGAACCTCATGGTGGCGGCCCGGGCCCGGGGCCTGCACACCTGCCCCCAGGCCGCCTTCATCCAGTTCCACCGCGTCATCGCCGAGGAGCTGGCCTTCCAGCCCGGGCAGATGCTGGTCTGCGGCATGGCCCTGGGCTACGCCGACCCGGCGTCTGTGGAGAACAGCCTGGAGACCGAGCGCGCTCCCGTCGCTGAGTTCACGCGATTCCTCGAGGATTAG
- a CDS encoding MoaD/ThiS family protein produces MAPITVTIKLFAHFRHGRFKEADHQFPPGVACREVILGLGFRLGEMGIVMVNGQHAPLDHPLSERDTLALFPLVGGG; encoded by the coding sequence ATGGCGCCGATCACCGTCACCATCAAGCTCTTCGCCCACTTCCGGCACGGCCGGTTCAAGGAGGCCGACCATCAGTTCCCGCCCGGCGTGGCCTGCCGCGAGGTCATCCTCGGGCTGGGCTTCCGGCTGGGCGAGATGGGCATCGTCATGGTCAACGGCCAGCACGCTCCCCTGGATCATCCGCTGAGCGAGCGCGACACCCTGGCCCTCTTCCCCCTGGTGGGTGGGGGCTGA
- a CDS encoding aldehyde ferredoxin oxidoreductase family protein, with the protein MDKILRVNMTDLTTAVEEVPAEWAGLGGRALTSTIVAKEVPPTCHALGPNNKLVFAPGLLSGTAASNSGRLSAGAKSPLTGGIKESNVGGTAAQMFARLGIKALIVEGMPKGEGWYALKVGKDGVTIEEERGLLGLGNFAVIDALQALLGKKTGVIAIGPAGEMKLTSANISVKDPSGKIRSHGRGGLGAVMGSKRIKFIAIDDEGAPGIQLADPEAFKRASRVFTKALMDHPVSGQGLPTYGTNVLVNILHEAGGLPTRNFTHGQFDGHEQICGETMHDTIVARGGKPRHGCHAGCVIQCSQVYHDKEGQYLTSGFEYETIWGLGANCLIAELDDIALADNLMDDLGIDSIETAVAFGVAMEAGLLPWGDGKEVVRILREEIGKGTALGRVIGSGAGAVGRTYGVTRVPVVKNQAIPAYDPRSVKGIGITYCTSPMGADHTAGYTIATNILNVGGQVDPLKKEGQVELSRNLQIATAAIDSTGMCIFIAFPALDIPECLPALIAMINARFGAKLTGEDVTGLGKTVLKLERAFNLAAGLTSADDRLPEFFSSDPVTPHQAVWDFTNEEIDAFWDF; encoded by the coding sequence ATGGACAAGATCCTGCGCGTGAACATGACCGACCTGACCACCGCGGTCGAGGAGGTGCCCGCCGAGTGGGCCGGTCTCGGCGGCCGGGCCCTCACGTCGACCATCGTGGCGAAGGAGGTCCCGCCCACCTGCCACGCCCTCGGGCCCAACAACAAGCTGGTGTTCGCGCCCGGGCTGCTCTCGGGCACGGCGGCGTCCAACTCGGGTCGCCTGTCCGCCGGCGCCAAGAGCCCGCTGACGGGGGGCATCAAGGAGAGCAACGTCGGCGGCACGGCGGCCCAGATGTTCGCGCGCCTGGGCATCAAGGCCCTGATCGTCGAGGGCATGCCCAAAGGCGAGGGCTGGTACGCCCTCAAGGTCGGCAAGGACGGCGTCACCATCGAAGAGGAGCGCGGGCTCCTGGGCCTGGGGAACTTCGCCGTCATCGACGCCCTCCAGGCGCTCCTCGGCAAGAAGACCGGCGTGATCGCCATCGGCCCCGCCGGCGAGATGAAGCTCACGTCCGCGAACATCTCGGTGAAGGATCCCTCGGGCAAGATCCGCAGCCACGGCCGCGGCGGCCTTGGCGCCGTCATGGGCTCCAAGCGGATCAAGTTCATCGCCATTGATGACGAGGGCGCCCCCGGCATCCAGCTCGCGGATCCCGAGGCCTTCAAGCGCGCCTCCCGCGTGTTCACGAAGGCCCTCATGGACCACCCCGTGAGCGGCCAGGGCCTCCCCACCTACGGCACGAACGTGCTGGTCAACATCCTCCACGAGGCGGGCGGCCTGCCGACCCGGAACTTCACGCACGGCCAGTTCGACGGCCACGAGCAGATCTGCGGCGAGACCATGCACGACACCATCGTGGCCCGCGGGGGCAAGCCCCGGCACGGCTGCCACGCGGGCTGCGTCATCCAGTGCTCGCAGGTCTACCACGACAAGGAGGGCCAGTACCTGACCTCCGGCTTCGAGTACGAGACCATCTGGGGCCTGGGCGCCAACTGTCTCATCGCCGAGCTGGACGACATCGCCCTGGCGGACAACCTCATGGATGACCTCGGCATCGACTCCATCGAGACCGCCGTGGCCTTCGGCGTGGCCATGGAAGCGGGCCTCCTCCCCTGGGGCGACGGGAAGGAAGTGGTCCGCATCCTGCGCGAGGAGATCGGCAAGGGCACCGCCCTGGGCCGGGTGATCGGCTCGGGCGCAGGCGCCGTGGGCCGCACCTACGGCGTCACCCGGGTGCCCGTGGTGAAGAACCAGGCCATCCCGGCCTACGACCCCCGCTCGGTCAAGGGCATCGGCATCACCTACTGCACCAGCCCCATGGGCGCGGACCACACCGCGGGCTACACCATCGCCACCAACATCCTCAACGTGGGCGGCCAGGTGGATCCGCTGAAGAAGGAGGGCCAGGTCGAGCTCTCCCGGAACCTGCAGATCGCCACGGCCGCCATCGATTCCACGGGCATGTGCATCTTCATCGCCTTCCCGGCCCTGGACATTCCCGAGTGCCTGCCGGCGCTGATCGCCATGATCAACGCCCGGTTCGGCGCAAAGCTCACAGGCGAGGACGTGACGGGCCTGGGCAAGACGGTCCTGAAGCTCGAGCGGGCCTTCAACCTGGCGGCCGGCCTGACCAGCGCCGATGACCGCCTGCCGGAGTTCTTCAGCTCGGATCCCGTCACGCCCCACCAGGCCGTGTGGGACTTCACGAACGAGGAAATCGACGCCTTCTGGGATTTCTGA
- a CDS encoding sigma-54-dependent Fis family transcriptional regulator, whose product MAQREGQTTERWAVWDRFIRAGKIEPGTLGPELEASWRRCQAAGVDPLAGRSTMVLGSAEFAALAERKQDLIRVAKPFMENLYSLVAGSSFVVLLFDEQGYLLEAVGNPDRILASQDLNLNKGALWAEAEVGTNGAGTPLVLGRPFQVSGAEHYCQKHHRWTCSGAPIFDPRGKTIGLLDMTGPVDETHIHTLGLVMAAVEAIQHELEVGQKNRELRLLNNRLSSIILTVTDGVLVLDVDGVLDQINPVAERLLGVSSQQAAGKRITELVRDLGPIRELLAWGREFLDRELELTSGRGTLQCVASGKPILDEGGVVKGAVLFVNPINKIKGLINRFSGAQATFRFEDILGQGESLQRAVQLGQLAAANESNVLLTGESGTGKEMFAHAIHNQSERRKGPFVAINCGAIPRELIASELFGYQDGAFTGAARGGRPGKFELASGGTLFLDEIGDMPLEQQIALLRVLQDKTITRLGGDRPFVVDVRIICATHKDLREEIRKGTFRQDLYYRLNVSMIRLPPLREHPEDIPELLEAFLHKFATRKGVANLRIDPGVSGALQGYAWPGNIREFQNVVERMVHAIKGEVITLGDIPEEILRAPDAAAAVAAPAPPGPARNPAPANLREQLLEEERAQIQACLRASKGNMSKAAQELGMARNTLYRKLQKLGI is encoded by the coding sequence ATGGCGCAGAGGGAGGGGCAGACCACGGAGCGCTGGGCGGTCTGGGACCGCTTCATCCGGGCGGGGAAGATCGAACCCGGAACGCTGGGCCCTGAGCTGGAGGCCTCATGGCGCCGCTGCCAGGCCGCGGGTGTGGATCCGCTGGCCGGGCGCTCCACGATGGTACTGGGGTCCGCCGAGTTCGCGGCGCTGGCGGAGCGGAAGCAGGACCTGATCCGGGTCGCCAAGCCCTTCATGGAGAACCTGTACAGCCTGGTGGCGGGCTCCAGCTTCGTGGTGCTGCTCTTCGACGAGCAGGGGTACCTCCTGGAAGCCGTCGGCAACCCGGACCGCATCCTCGCCTCCCAGGACCTGAACCTGAACAAGGGCGCGCTCTGGGCCGAAGCCGAGGTGGGCACCAACGGGGCTGGCACGCCGCTGGTGCTGGGCCGCCCCTTCCAGGTCTCGGGGGCGGAGCACTACTGCCAGAAGCACCACCGGTGGACCTGTTCCGGGGCGCCCATCTTCGACCCCCGGGGCAAGACCATCGGCCTGCTGGATATGACCGGCCCCGTGGACGAGACCCACATCCACACGCTCGGGCTGGTGATGGCCGCGGTGGAGGCCATCCAGCACGAGCTGGAGGTGGGCCAGAAGAACCGGGAGCTCCGGCTGCTGAACAACCGGCTCTCCAGCATCATCCTCACCGTCACTGACGGGGTGCTGGTGCTGGACGTCGATGGCGTCCTCGATCAGATCAACCCCGTGGCGGAGCGGCTGCTGGGCGTCTCCAGCCAGCAGGCCGCGGGCAAGCGCATCACGGAGCTGGTCCGGGACCTGGGGCCCATCCGCGAGCTGCTGGCGTGGGGCCGGGAGTTCCTGGACCGGGAGCTGGAGCTGACCTCCGGCCGGGGAACCCTCCAGTGCGTCGCCAGCGGCAAGCCCATCCTGGACGAGGGCGGCGTGGTTAAGGGGGCCGTGCTGTTCGTGAACCCCATCAACAAGATCAAGGGGCTCATCAACCGCTTCAGCGGGGCCCAGGCCACCTTCCGCTTCGAGGACATCCTGGGGCAGGGGGAATCCCTGCAGCGGGCCGTCCAGCTGGGCCAGCTGGCCGCGGCCAACGAGAGCAACGTGCTGCTGACCGGCGAAAGCGGGACGGGCAAGGAGATGTTCGCCCACGCCATCCACAACCAGTCGGAGCGCCGGAAGGGGCCCTTCGTGGCCATCAACTGCGGGGCCATCCCCCGGGAGCTCATCGCCAGCGAGCTGTTCGGCTACCAGGACGGGGCTTTCACAGGCGCGGCCCGGGGCGGGCGCCCGGGGAAGTTCGAGCTGGCCAGCGGAGGCACCCTCTTCCTGGACGAGATCGGCGACATGCCCCTGGAGCAGCAGATCGCGCTGCTCCGGGTGCTCCAGGACAAGACCATCACCCGCCTCGGCGGCGACCGGCCCTTCGTGGTGGATGTACGGATCATCTGCGCCACCCACAAGGACCTGCGGGAGGAGATCCGCAAGGGGACCTTCCGCCAGGACCTCTACTACCGGCTCAACGTCTCCATGATCAGGCTGCCGCCCCTGCGGGAGCATCCGGAGGACATCCCGGAGCTGCTGGAGGCCTTCCTCCACAAGTTCGCCACCCGCAAGGGGGTCGCGAACCTCCGCATCGATCCCGGCGTGAGCGGTGCCCTCCAGGGCTATGCCTGGCCCGGCAACATCCGCGAGTTCCAGAACGTGGTCGAGCGGATGGTCCATGCCATCAAGGGCGAGGTGATCACGCTGGGGGACATTCCCGAGGAGATCCTGCGAGCCCCGGACGCCGCGGCAGCCGTCGCGGCCCCCGCGCCTCCGGGCCCGGCCAGGAATCCGGCGCCCGCGAACCTCCGGGAGCAGCTGCTGGAGGAGGAGCGGGCGCAGATCCAGGCCTGCCTGCGCGCCTCGAAGGGGAACATGAGCAAGGCGGCCCAGGAGCTGGGGATGGCCCGGAACACCCTCTACCGGAAACTCCAGAAGCTGGGCATCTGA
- a CDS encoding protoporphyrinogen/coproporphyrinogen oxidase, producing the protein MEGNRNSARILVLGGGISGLLAAWHLRRRGCEVEVWEASHAAGGWAQTLPWPGPAGEPGFLERGPQGLLVGRDGALDRLLHDLDLELRPPQPKGPRWLGRGGRREPSPATLTGLLRAPGLGPGGKLRMLAEPFIPAGTATDESLHAFFARRLGEGFARELLPALVAGVLAAPPERIGLEALPRLQRLEARGGLLLGGLRAGPERTRLPVGGTGALARDLTERLGCVHTHRPAQALEPLTQGRWRVHGAGLSCEAEAVVLALPAQAASSLLAPVASAASRILADVPQLELRVWHSRHAMVPGWERGLGLLIHPPEGRGLLGAVSLAADDPRGVPGLLQLRTYLGGAYPVAPALHTWAGVFAELRHWLPELPEAVQVREEVCPGAFPLLEPGHGTQVARVLAGLPQGLVWLGAARFGPGIPDLAEGIAAWAESASGALPAVTRA; encoded by the coding sequence GTGGAAGGGAACAGGAACAGCGCGCGCATCCTCGTCCTGGGGGGCGGAATCTCCGGCCTTCTCGCGGCGTGGCACCTGCGCCGGCGCGGCTGCGAGGTCGAGGTCTGGGAGGCCTCCCACGCGGCGGGCGGCTGGGCACAGACGCTGCCCTGGCCTGGTCCGGCCGGTGAGCCGGGCTTCCTGGAGCGGGGTCCCCAGGGGCTCCTGGTGGGCCGGGACGGCGCCCTGGATCGCCTGCTGCACGACCTGGATCTGGAGCTGCGCCCTCCCCAGCCGAAAGGCCCCCGCTGGCTGGGCCGGGGCGGGAGGCGCGAGCCCAGCCCAGCCACGCTGACGGGGCTGCTGCGTGCGCCGGGCCTCGGGCCCGGCGGGAAGCTGCGGATGCTGGCGGAACCCTTCATTCCGGCGGGGACCGCGACCGACGAAAGCCTGCACGCCTTCTTCGCCCGCCGCCTGGGGGAGGGCTTCGCGCGCGAGCTGCTGCCGGCCCTGGTGGCCGGTGTGCTGGCGGCACCGCCGGAGCGCATCGGCCTGGAGGCCCTGCCCCGCCTGCAGCGCCTGGAGGCCCGGGGAGGCCTGCTTCTCGGCGGCCTGCGGGCGGGCCCGGAGCGCACGCGCCTGCCCGTCGGAGGCACCGGCGCCCTGGCGCGGGACCTGACGGAGCGGCTCGGCTGCGTGCACACCCACCGACCCGCCCAGGCCCTGGAACCCCTGACGCAGGGCCGGTGGCGGGTCCACGGGGCGGGCCTCAGCTGCGAGGCGGAGGCCGTGGTGCTGGCCCTGCCGGCCCAGGCCGCGTCCTCGCTGCTGGCGCCGGTGGCCTCCGCGGCGAGCCGGATCCTGGCGGACGTCCCCCAGCTGGAGCTCCGCGTCTGGCACAGCCGCCATGCCATGGTTCCGGGCTGGGAGCGGGGCCTCGGCCTGCTCATCCACCCGCCGGAGGGCCGGGGCCTCCTGGGGGCCGTGTCCCTCGCGGCGGACGATCCCCGGGGCGTGCCCGGCCTGCTCCAGCTGCGGACCTACCTCGGCGGCGCCTATCCCGTGGCCCCCGCGCTGCACACCTGGGCCGGCGTGTTCGCCGAGCTCCGCCACTGGCTGCCGGAACTGCCCGAGGCCGTGCAGGTGCGGGAGGAAGTCTGCCCCGGGGCCTTCCCATTGCTGGAGCCGGGCCACGGCACGCAGGTGGCGCGGGTGCTCGCCGGCCTCCCCCAGGGCCTGGTTTGGCTGGGCGCCGCGCGCTTCGGGCCGGGCATCCCGGACTTGGCCGAGGGCATCGCGGCCTGGGCGGAGTCCGCCTCAGGCGCTCTTCCTGCCGTGACCCGGGCGTGA
- a CDS encoding LytR/AlgR family response regulator transcription factor yields MKSLKALVVDDEPLARERLSRLLLEAGCTVVAELGDGVALLQWLKEPHEADVIFLDIQMPGLSGLEVLAEAPDTPPVVFVTAYSTYAVRAFELAAVDYLLKPVFEDRLAKCLQRLRDRLIRPLSPTELKALVPPPIRFPIRAGDGEIYMELELVTHFELEQNQVWACRGQNRYLTRWAALSEVEQTFPEDGMVRIQRHLLLRPGMVKGIRPASVGRIKVMVAPKVELTVSRAMTPKTKECIQVGKR; encoded by the coding sequence ATGAAGTCCCTGAAGGCCCTTGTAGTTGATGACGAGCCCCTGGCCCGGGAGCGGCTCTCGCGGCTGCTCCTGGAGGCCGGCTGCACCGTCGTGGCGGAGCTCGGTGACGGCGTCGCCCTGCTCCAGTGGCTGAAGGAACCCCACGAAGCGGATGTCATCTTCCTGGACATCCAGATGCCCGGCCTCAGCGGTCTGGAGGTGCTGGCGGAGGCCCCGGACACCCCGCCCGTGGTCTTCGTGACGGCCTACTCCACCTATGCGGTGCGCGCGTTCGAGCTCGCGGCCGTGGACTACCTGCTGAAACCGGTGTTCGAGGACCGGCTGGCGAAATGCCTGCAGCGCCTGCGGGATCGGCTGATCCGGCCCCTGAGCCCGACCGAACTGAAGGCCCTCGTGCCGCCCCCGATCCGCTTCCCCATCCGGGCCGGCGACGGGGAGATCTACATGGAGCTGGAGCTGGTCACGCACTTCGAACTGGAGCAGAACCAGGTCTGGGCCTGCCGCGGCCAGAACCGCTATCTGACGCGCTGGGCCGCCTTGTCGGAGGTGGAGCAGACCTTCCCGGAGGACGGCATGGTCCGCATTCAGCGCCACCTGCTGCTGCGCCCCGGGATGGTCAAGGGGATCCGCCCGGCCTCCGTGGGGCGGATCAAGGTGATGGTCGCCCCCAAGGTGGAGCTGACCGTCAGCCGGGCCATGACCCCCAAGACGAAAGAGTGCATCCAGGTGGGGAAGCGCTGA
- a CDS encoding sensor histidine kinase has protein sequence MMVVGGLVAARARSEELREASQAEAQIAKNRLLQSQIHPHVLFNALNGLAELVHKDPKAAEGAIRHLSDLLRRILVASEHVRLPLREERKIIADFLALEAIRLGSRLRVVWEWDEGLDSIELPPLLLQPLVENAIKHGIAPSIPGGDLVLRARAQEGAILLEVWNSGQPFPVHGSGNGIGVKNLRSRLALHFGNGARLSIGPSGTGTLACIRFEAIQVEFPHEVPEGPCS, from the coding sequence ATGATGGTCGTCGGGGGACTTGTCGCGGCGCGGGCCCGCTCGGAGGAGCTCCGGGAGGCTTCCCAGGCCGAAGCCCAGATCGCCAAGAACCGGCTGCTCCAGAGCCAGATCCACCCGCATGTGCTGTTCAACGCCCTGAACGGCCTGGCGGAGCTGGTGCACAAGGATCCCAAGGCCGCCGAGGGCGCCATCCGGCATCTCTCCGACCTGCTCCGGCGCATCCTCGTCGCGTCGGAGCACGTGCGCCTGCCCCTGCGGGAAGAACGGAAGATCATCGCCGACTTCCTGGCCCTGGAAGCCATCCGGCTGGGCAGCCGGCTCCGGGTCGTCTGGGAGTGGGACGAAGGGCTGGACTCCATCGAGCTGCCCCCACTCCTCCTCCAGCCCCTGGTGGAAAACGCCATCAAGCACGGCATCGCGCCCAGCATCCCCGGAGGCGACCTGGTGCTCCGGGCCCGGGCCCAGGAGGGGGCCATCCTCCTGGAGGTCTGGAATTCGGGGCAGCCCTTCCCGGTCCACGGGAGCGGGAACGGCATCGGCGTCAAGAACCTGCGCTCCCGGTTGGCCCTGCACTTCGGCAATGGCGCCCGGCTGTCCATCGGGCCCTCGGGCACGGGCACCCTTGCCTGCATTCGATTCGAGGCGATCCAAGTAGAATTCCCCCATGAAGTCCCTGAAGGCCCTTGTAGTTGA